A genomic window from Chaetodon auriga isolate fChaAug3 chromosome 13, fChaAug3.hap1, whole genome shotgun sequence includes:
- the gdf3 gene encoding protein DVR-1 — translation MRPNRTSLVLLAVCFLGVCAPSHVEEMKTQERLFLSSLGLSGPPRPAGSHQPRRRVPSALWRMFRRSESIQAQESDPCTVSEYGVRGNIIRYVQDQGRLVSGWSSSCQACLEKQLFFNMSVLQPVELLSLAQLEIKFHWKPFRSAELLQGPRTLSVSLYKVIRATLRGANPQANRRLLLSQSVRLQPEPTSITMDLTPLAESWRKPGRNYGLVLELLPLSADPEELLPFHPGNSLPLEPAFSLPLIQASLVAVSLNPHQCRSRQRRSAVHLPVTPSNVCKARRLYIDFKDVGWQDWIIAPQGYMANYCHGECPFPLSESLNGTNHAILQTLVHSLDPHGTPQPCCVPIRLSPISMLYYDNNDNVVLRHYQDMVVDECGCR, via the exons ATGAGGCCAAACCGGACTTCTCTGGTGCTGTTAGCGGTGTGTTTCCTCGGTGTGTGTGCCCCCTCACatgtggaggagatgaagaccCAGGAGCGGCTCTTCCTCAGCTCCCTAGGGCTCTCCGGGCCGCCCCGGCCCGCGGGGAGCCACCAGCCCCGGCGCCGCGTCCCCTCCGCGCTCTGGAGGATGTTCCGGAGGTCAGAGAGCATCCAGGCCCAGGAGAGCGACCCCTGCACGGTGTCCGAGTACGGAGTCCGCGGAAACATCATCCGATACGTGCAAGACCAAG GCCGGCTGGTGTCTGGttggagcagcagctgccagGCCTGTCTGGAGAAGCAGCTTTTCTTCAACATGTCCGTCCTGCAGcctgtggagctgctgtctcTGGCTCAGCTGGAAATCAAGTTCCACTGGAAGCCCTTCAGATCTGCAGAGCTCCTGCAGGGGCCCCGGACCCTCAGCGTGTCTCTGTATAAAGTGATTCGAGCCACGCTGAGGGGAGCCAATCCCCAGGCCAACCGCAGGCTCCTGCTGTCCCAGTCAGTCCGGCTGCAGCCTGAACCCACCTCCATCACCATGGACCTCACCCCGCTGGCAGAGAGCTGGCGCAAACCTGGACGCAACTACGGTTTGGTTTTAGAGCTGCTGCCTCTCAGCGCAGATCCAGAAGAGCTTCTTCCTTTTCACCCCGGGAACTCCCTCCCATTGGAGCCAGCCTTCAGCCTGCCGCTGATCCAGGCCTCGCTGGTGGCCGTGTCCCTCAACCCCCACCAGTGTCGTTCCAGACAGAGAAGAAGCGCCGTCCACCTGCCCGTGACACCCAGCAATGTGTGCAAGGCCCGCCGCCTCTACATCGACTTCAAAGACGTGGGCTGGCAGGACTGGATCATCGCTCCACAGGGCTACATGGCTAACTACTGCCACGGCGAGTGCCCGTTCCCGCTCAGTGAGAGTCTTAACGGCACCAACCACGCCATCTTGCAGACCCTGGTGCACTCCCTGGACCCACACGGCACGCCACAGCCCTGCTGCGTCCCCATCCGGCTCTCCCCGATCTCCATGCTCTACTACGACAACAACGACAACGTGGTGCTTCGACATTACCAGGACATGGTGGTGGATGAGTGCGGGTGTCGATGA